ACTGGAACGACGAACAATCACTCCGCATTCTCAAGAACTGTCATGCGGCCCTGCCGGACGGGGGCAAGCTATTGATTCTGGAGAGTGTCATCCAACCGGGCAATGCACCCTTCTGGGGAAAGTTCGTGGACCTGATCATGCTGCTGGTCACAGGAGGCAGAGAACGGACTGCCGAGGAATTCCGTCTGCTGTTTGAACGGGCCGGCTTCGAACTGACGCAGATTGTGCCGACTTCGTCCGATCTCTCGATTGTGGAAGGCGTCAAACGCTGATCGCTGCGATTGCGGGATCAGGGAAAGCGGACAGAAAGACCGGCGCCGGCGAAGAAGTCGGATGCGCCTTCGCTCAGACCGACGCCCGCGCTCCAGTCGAGCTGCACATTGTTATTGATCAGGAAGGTGAACCCGGCATCAAAATAGTGTTCCGTGCGTGCGGTGCGGGCGCCGCTGGGAATCAGCACGAACCATTCGGTAAACGCGCTGAGCTGACTGTTCAACGTATAATTGACCGAACAGGACTGGGCCATCTCCAGGAAGTACTTCCCGCTGGTGTCGATATCTGCATAGCCCTGCGTGGATGCAGCGACGGAGACAATCTGGTTTAACTGCCAGGCATAGATCAGATCGACGCCCGGTTCCACATGCTGAGCCGTAAAAGCCGGGCTCCCGGTCGGAACGCTCATCGATGTAATCAGCGCCATTTCAGGCAGAATACCTGCCTGAGGTGTTAAGGCAAACTGCAGTGCCAGATCCAGATCCTGGGTGCCGAAAGTACTGTTATGGTACGTGCCGATCTGTGCCGTCTGCTGCAGGGGTGAAAAGCCGACGCGAAACTCCAGCCAATCCGCCAGAATCCCCTGTCGCCAGAGGAACTCGCCAAAAGACTGATAGCGGACGTCCTGTCCCCCCTCGTTACTTTTCAGGTATGTGTAACCCGATTCAATCTGCGTCACCCCCTGCCCTACGGTCACCGAAGTGGAGGTGAAGTTGGGTCGATCAGTCTGCAACGGCTTGTCCAGCTGAGGACCGCCCGAACATTCCGGGCCCGCGTTCCATTGAAACAGGGTGCCACAACAGGGGGCGAAGTAGAAACCCGTGACCGGCGCGACCGGTAAGGCCGCGGGTTCTGTCTCGGTGAGAGCTTTGCCAAATTCACTCTGCTCGATGAGCAGCGGCTCTGCTGCGGCATCTCCTGCCTGTGCGGAGCAGAAATTGAGACACAGCAATATCAGGCAGGGTAAGCTGCGCAAGATTTGTGCCCTGATCGGGTTCAGACTGCTTTGCGAAATCGGCATAGAAGATTTATCGGAATGCCTGCCTGACAGCGGTCAGGATTTCTCGAGAATCGCCGTGTGGCTCGTATTTTCAGTGATGAAGGAGGCGCAGTGGTTGAGACTGCTCTTTCCGGGCTGCCGCCGATCCGTAGGATGGTTCACCCGGAATGGGAGCACTGTTTGATGAGGGCGACGTGATTCTGCTGGAGAACGGCAGACGGTGGTTCATTATTTGAATGATGTTTACCGAATGACTTTCAACCGGGGCTAATGTCCTGCGGCTCATTTTTTTCTCTGGGAGGTCTTTCAGCATGGTTATGTATTTTGCGGAAGGGCGCGTGGGGGTCAAGCGGAGATTGTGCTCCCGGTCGGTGGTGAATGGCTCTGAATTATCAGTGAGATGCATTTCAAATGCGTTGAGTGTGCTGCGAAATGGTTTGAAATTGTACGAGACAGAACGCACTGGTTCGCATTGTTCCGGTGAAAAGTGGACGAAATCGACGGCGATTCAGGTGTTTCTGAATCAGTTGTGGTCCGTGTTCCAGTGCACGCATCATCCGCCTCGCGCGCGAAGCAGAATTACACAAGATAGGATTCGGCAGGAGCCGATCAAGTTCAGTTTCTTCAGTGAAAAGAACTGAACCGTTCCAGTGCATAAAATGCAGTAGTGAATACAAAATAAAAATGCGTTGATTCTGAATGTGAATTTTTCGAACGAAGCGCAGCCGGTGATTGACCTGTTGAAGGAGTTCATTCAAAATCGAAATAATCAATTCCCTGTGCCTGTTTAGCCGGTGCCTGCTTAGAAAGAGAAGACAATGTTGCGCCCCTGCCGACTGCTGATGATGACTGTGCTGTTATATCTGACTCTGATTCACTCCGTAACGAGAGCCGAACCGCTGATTGTGGCTCACCGGGGGCTGCTGAAAGTCGCACCGGAAAACACGCTGGCGAACTTCCGGTCCTGCCTGGAGCTGCGACTCGGTTTTGAATTCGATGTGCAGCGAACCCGAGACGGCCACCTGATCTGCCTGCACGACACGACTGTCAACCGCACCACTGACGGCACTGGAAAGGTAGCGGACCTGACGCTGGCAGAAATTAAGAAGCTGGACGCAGGCAACTGGTTTGACAGTCAGTTCAAGGGCGAACAGGTGCCCACGATTGATGAAGTTCTGGAACTGGTCTCCCGTTATCGTCAGCACGAGATTCTGGTCGCCGTCGATTTTAAAGATGCGAACGTAGAACAGGATGTCGTACGGCTGGCCGAGAAACATGGGGTGCTGTCGAAACTGATCTTTATCGGCAGAACGATTCAGGAATCTGAGGTCCGCGACAAGCTCAAAGCGGCTTCCCCGAAAGCGGAGACTGCTGCGGTGGCCAATAACGCGGGCGAATTCAAGGACGCGCTCGGTGCGCGTAATGCAGACTGGGTTTATCTGCGGTACCTCGCACCGGCCAGTGAAATTCAGCAGGTACACCAGGCGGGCAAACGCACGTTTATCGCCGGGCCCACGGTCAGCGGCGATCTGCCTGCTAACTGGAGGCGGATTACTGCGGCGGGCGTGGATGCGATCCTGACGGATTATCCGCTGCAGTTAAGGCTCGCGCTGAAACAGCAACAGTGAAACGGCGTCAGTTGGAGCTCAACTGATTCCCTCGATCTTTGACAATTTGATTGTGAACAGAACGGGCAGCAGAACAGGGGCTCTGCGGGAGATCTGGTTGAAATCGTGTGCGGAGTATGCATAATGAACCGATATCACAGCGTCTCTGAGCTCTTTCTAATTAAAGTCGAGAATCCCATGTCGCCGTTAGGACTTGAGGATCAGGTTATCGTGGCCCTGCGTCGCATCACGCGTGCGATCGATTTGCATTCGCGGAACCTGATGCAGGAAATCGGACTGACTGCCCCACAACTGGCAGCACTACAGACGATTGCGCGGCGACAGCCGATTACGGTCGGGGCGCTGGCGAAATCGATTCACCTGAGCCAGGCGACGCTGACGGGAATTCTGAGTCGACTGGAATCACGGCACCTGGTCTCCCGCTCCCGTCGTGGAGAGGATAAGCGGACCGTGGTGGTGGAGTTGACAGACGAAGGCCAGGCGATGCTGAAAAACGCGCCGTCGCTGCTGCAGGATCGCTTTCGTCGTGAACTGTTGACGCTGCAGCAATGGGAACAGACGCAGATGCTGGCCACGCTGCAGCGGATCGCCACGATGATGGACGCGGAAGACATTGATGCTTCTCCCGTGCTGTCTGCGGGTGATGTCTCGTCTCATACAGGACCGGCAGAACCGGATACCGACGCGTTTGACAAGCAACCGAAAGCGGATTCCCACTCCTGAATGTCACTGAACGTACGAATCTTTCGATATAGTCGGAATAATCGGCTGAAACTGGTTCTGAGGGTCGCAGCAACAACTGTTCAACAGAGTTGAGCCTGCTCACGCAGGGGCAAACCGATCTTGCCCAAGCGCGCGATTTGAGCCCTGTCTGGGCCAGAATCGTGATCAAGGCACGGGGGACCCCCAATTCACCTGCATTTCCAAATCTGGGGGTTGACATTCTGATATACATTGAGTACAAAGTATTGAACACTAACTAATTCTGCCAAGTGATGTCGTTTCACCCCTGAGCCACGCGTTTCAGAACACAAGATATCGTCTATATTAAGTTAAAATTAAGACACGAATGTGAAACTTGACAATCGCATATGACTCGCAGTTTCAAAATAATGTATTTTGAATTTACTTTGTAGTCTAATCATTTTCCTAGAGCAACTTGCTCGGAATCCCATAAAAAAGCCAAATGGATACGGCCCAACAACTCATTTTTCGCGAGCCCCGTGTGGAAGATGCGCTTGCGATTTCCCGCCTGATTAAACGCTGCCCTCCTCTGGACGTAAATTCCACTTACGCCACCATGCTGCTCTGTCGTGATTTTCACGATACCTGCGTTGTTGTGGAGCAGGACTCGGAAGTCCTGGCATTTTTATCCGCTTACCGACCTCCACAGCGAGAGAACACGATCTTTATCTGGCAAGCCGCCGTTGACAGCCGCCTGCGTTCCCAGGGAGTCGCTTCCCGAATGCTGGACGACCTGCTGTCGCGGGAGTCGCTCGCCGACGTTAATCACCTGGAGACGACGATCACGCCATCGAATCAGTCGTCCCAAAAACTGTTTCGCTCACTGGCGAAACGTCTTAATACGGAATGTCGATCGGTAGAAGGATTTCCTGCTGCACTGTTTGGTGAAGTCGAAGAACACGAAGCAGAAGATCTCTACCAGGTTGGTCCATTCACACTTAAACCCGTTCATGGAGAGAAACCAGTAATATCATGAGTATATTCAAACGACTCGAATCAAACGTTCGAGGTTACTGCCGCTCGTTCCCAACCACATTCACCAAAGCACAGAACGCAACTTTGCGTGATGACAAGGGAAATGAATACATTGATTTCCTGGCAGGAGCCGGTTCACTCAACTATGGTCATAACAACCCGCAGCTGAAAGCCAAGCTGCTGGAGTTCCTCGAACGGGACGGTATGCTGCATGGTCTCGACATGCACACCGATGCCAAAGAACGTTTCCTGGAAGTCTTCGAAAAGCGGATCCTGTCTCCGCTGGAACTGGATTACAAACTTCAGTTCACCGGCCCCACCGGTACCAATGCTGTGGAAGCTGCCTTGAAGCTGGCACGCAAGATTACCGGACGGACCAACATTGTTTCGTTCACGAACGGTTTCCACGGCGTGAGCCTGGGATCGGTCGCCGCGACCGGCAACAGCCACTTCCGCGATGCCGCCGGCACACCATTGAATAACGTGACCTTCATGCCTTATTACGGCTACCTGGGTGACAACATCGACACCCTGGAATATTTCGAAGCGCTGCTCAAAGACAACAGCAGTGGCCTGGATCTCCCCGCAGCGGTGATTGTGGAAACCGTACAGGGTGAAGGCGGCGTGAATGTCGCTGGTATCGAATGGCTGCAGCAGCTGGAAACGCTGTGTGAAGAACATGGCATGCTGCTGATCGTTGATGATATTCAGGTCGGCTGTGGACGTACCGGTGATTTCTTCAGCTTTGAACAGGCTGGAATCGTGCCGGATATTGTGACCCTGTCGAAATCTCTGAGTGCCTACGGGCTGCCGATGTCGCTGGTACTGATGAAGTCCGAACTGGACCAGTGGGAACCCGGCGAACACAACGGTACCTTCCGCGGAAACAACCTCGCATTCGTTTCCGCTGCCGAAGCAATCGAATACTACTGGGGTGATTATCAGCTGTCTCGCGAAATCAAACAAAAGGGTGAGCTGATCCAGGAACGTCTGCAGGCGATTGCTGACAGTATCATTGACGTTGATCTCGAAGTCCGCGGACGCGGTATGATCTGGGGTCTGGCTTGCCAGGAATGTCCGGATTTGTCGGGTAAGATTACCGAAGCCGCCTTCAAGCGGGGTCTGATCATCGAGACCAGCGGTACCGACAGCCACGTGCTGAAATTCCTGCCGCCGCTGACCATCGAAGAAGACCTGCTGAAGCAGGGACTCGACATCGTCGCTGAAAGCTACAAAGCGGTTCTGGAAGACGAAGTCATTATGAAAGAACTGGGTCTGATCACCAGCGAGTGATCAGACGCCCGGCTTCCAGCGAAACCGAGATTCAACCTGATAGACAACCTATTTCATTCAAAGAAACTGAAGAGAGACGCTCACAATGCTTGTACGTCAATTAAGTGAGGTTATTGATACCGACCGTGACATTAAAGCCGAAACCTGGAACAGCCGCCGTCTTCTGCTGGCAGGAGACAAGATGGGATTTTCCCTGCACGACACGCTGATTCACCCGGGCACGGAAACGGAAATCTGGTACCAGAATCACCTTGAAGCCGTGTATTGCATTGAGGGAGAAGGCGAAATCGAACTGATTCCGGATGGGCCGACTTACCCCATCTCCCCGGGCATGATGTATGCCCTGGATGAGAACGACCGTCATCTCCTGAGAGCGAAATCTCAGTTACGAATGGTCTGCGTATTTAATCCTCCCGTCACCGGTCAGGAAGTCCACGACGAAAATGGTGTATATCCGGCTGCGACCACCGACTCCTGAGTCGACTCGGAGCTCAGCGTTTACGTCACTGTTGTTTTACATAAAGGACTTTTTCATCAGGCTGGAAATGCCTCTCTCCGGCATTGGCCAGTGACCGTGAAGGCAATGAACACTGAAGTAGCGAATTCGAAAGATCTGTATCCGTCTCGCGTCAAACCTCAGCCCGAATTCCTGGAGCGGGCTGATCCGGTTGTGTATGGATCTTCTGAGGATGGCCCATTAACGGCAGGTCAGCTGAACCACTTTGAACGGGATGGTTTTCTGATCCTGCCGGCTTTTTTTTCCCAGGAAGAGATCGACGCCTGTAACGCCGAGCTGGCCCGTCTCAAGGAAAGTGCTGCGACCCGTAGTCGCTCCGAAGCGATTGTGGAGCCGGACTGCGATGAACTGCGCTCGCTGTTTGCAATTCATCATGCGGAGATCAGCCCGTTTTTCTCTGAAGTTGCCCAGGATGAGCGGATCGCGGGAATGGTAATGCAGATTCTGGACAGTGAAGTTTATCTGCATCAG
This genomic interval from Gimesia chilikensis contains the following:
- a CDS encoding glycerophosphodiester phosphodiesterase, with the translated sequence MLRPCRLLMMTVLLYLTLIHSVTRAEPLIVAHRGLLKVAPENTLANFRSCLELRLGFEFDVQRTRDGHLICLHDTTVNRTTDGTGKVADLTLAEIKKLDAGNWFDSQFKGEQVPTIDEVLELVSRYRQHEILVAVDFKDANVEQDVVRLAEKHGVLSKLIFIGRTIQESEVRDKLKAASPKAETAAVANNAGEFKDALGARNADWVYLRYLAPASEIQQVHQAGKRTFIAGPTVSGDLPANWRRITAAGVDAILTDYPLQLRLALKQQQ
- a CDS encoding ectoine synthase: MLVRQLSEVIDTDRDIKAETWNSRRLLLAGDKMGFSLHDTLIHPGTETEIWYQNHLEAVYCIEGEGEIELIPDGPTYPISPGMMYALDENDRHLLRAKSQLRMVCVFNPPVTGQEVHDENGVYPAATTDS
- the ectB gene encoding diaminobutyrate--2-oxoglutarate transaminase, with the translated sequence MSIFKRLESNVRGYCRSFPTTFTKAQNATLRDDKGNEYIDFLAGAGSLNYGHNNPQLKAKLLEFLERDGMLHGLDMHTDAKERFLEVFEKRILSPLELDYKLQFTGPTGTNAVEAALKLARKITGRTNIVSFTNGFHGVSLGSVAATGNSHFRDAAGTPLNNVTFMPYYGYLGDNIDTLEYFEALLKDNSSGLDLPAAVIVETVQGEGGVNVAGIEWLQQLETLCEEHGMLLIVDDIQVGCGRTGDFFSFEQAGIVPDIVTLSKSLSAYGLPMSLVLMKSELDQWEPGEHNGTFRGNNLAFVSAAEAIEYYWGDYQLSREIKQKGELIQERLQAIADSIIDVDLEVRGRGMIWGLACQECPDLSGKITEAAFKRGLIIETSGTDSHVLKFLPPLTIEEDLLKQGLDIVAESYKAVLEDEVIMKELGLITSE
- a CDS encoding transporter; this encodes MRSLPCLILLCLNFCSAQAGDAAAEPLLIEQSEFGKALTETEPAALPVAPVTGFYFAPCCGTLFQWNAGPECSGGPQLDKPLQTDRPNFTSTSVTVGQGVTQIESGYTYLKSNEGGQDVRYQSFGEFLWRQGILADWLEFRVGFSPLQQTAQIGTYHNSTFGTQDLDLALQFALTPQAGILPEMALITSMSVPTGSPAFTAQHVEPGVDLIYAWQLNQIVSVAASTQGYADIDTSGKYFLEMAQSCSVNYTLNSQLSAFTEWFVLIPSGARTARTEHYFDAGFTFLINNNVQLDWSAGVGLSEGASDFFAGAGLSVRFP
- the ectA gene encoding diaminobutyrate acetyltransferase; translation: MDTAQQLIFREPRVEDALAISRLIKRCPPLDVNSTYATMLLCRDFHDTCVVVEQDSEVLAFLSAYRPPQRENTIFIWQAAVDSRLRSQGVASRMLDDLLSRESLADVNHLETTITPSNQSSQKLFRSLAKRLNTECRSVEGFPAALFGEVEEHEAEDLYQVGPFTLKPVHGEKPVIS
- a CDS encoding MarR family winged helix-turn-helix transcriptional regulator, with translation MNRYHSVSELFLIKVENPMSPLGLEDQVIVALRRITRAIDLHSRNLMQEIGLTAPQLAALQTIARRQPITVGALAKSIHLSQATLTGILSRLESRHLVSRSRRGEDKRTVVVELTDEGQAMLKNAPSLLQDRFRRELLTLQQWEQTQMLATLQRIATMMDAEDIDASPVLSAGDVSSHTGPAEPDTDAFDKQPKADSHS